A window of Hevea brasiliensis isolate MT/VB/25A 57/8 chromosome 14, ASM3005281v1, whole genome shotgun sequence contains these coding sequences:
- the LOC110668335 gene encoding uncharacterized protein LOC110668335, with the protein MFGSGGGGGGGGGGGGGGSVYWGRKGDEFKGIVVIFAWISLPENDLKSYVDLYSSLGWNSLVSRADFLSAFCPQKALSLAYIILNELVEELRIRPCPIAFAAFSGGPQACMYKVFQIIQGTCDGDGNLDESRLLRNCVSGHIYDSSPVDFTRDLGAQFALPPAIQKMPGPSKLVSWFVKGITSGLDGLYLTRFESQRVEYWQTLYSSVDFGAPYLILCSESDHLAPYRSIFRFAQCLQDLGGDIKLVKWNVSPHIGHYKHHPIQYRAVVTDFLEKAASVYSQRIQQLREGVGLDGVHDEISELVCSLQKAAVNSNKSLRSIAVGPGDHFFVPTSAEYHNNRESEPLQDGRKEMSVYLPPSSSINANSVLGQMLFDVCVPKNVEGWDIRVSGSLNGQPIASARRHSLIHGIKCTRRSRL; encoded by the exons ATGTTTGGTagtggtggaggtggaggtggaggtggaggtggaggtgggggAGGCAGCGTTTATTGGGGAAGGAAGGGAGATGAATTCAAGGGAATTGTCGTCATTTTCGCCTGGATTTCACTACCTGAGAATGACCTGAAGAGCTACGTGGATTTGTACTCCTCTCTTGGTTGGAATTCGCTTGTTTCTCGTGCCGATTTTCTCAGCGC ATTTTGTCCTCAAAAGGCCTTGTCGCTTGCATATATTATCCTCAATGAGCTTGTTGAG GAGCTAAGGATTAGACCATGTCCAATTGCTTTTGCTGCTTTTTCTGGTGGTCCCCAAGCTTGCATGTACAAGGTTTTCCAG ATCATTCAAGGAACATGTGATGGTGATGGTAATCTG GATGAGAGTCGATTGCTCAGAAATTGTGTTTCTGGGCATATCTATGACTCTAGTCCAGTTGATTTTACAAGAGATTTGGGTGCCCAATTTGCTCTGCCCCCTGCCATTCAAAAAATGCCTGGTCCATCAAAACTTGTCTCTTGGTTTGTAAAAGGCATTACTTCTGGTCTAGATGGTTTATATCTTACCAGGTTTGAATCCCAGCGTGTTGAGTACTGGCAGACTCTGTACTCTTCAGTT GACTTTGGGGCTCCATATCTAATTTTATGCTCAGAAAGTGATCACCTTGCACCCTATAGAAGTATCTTCAGATTTGCTCAATGCCTACAAGATCTTGGGGGAGACATTAAGCTTGTGAAGTGGAATGTTTCACCTCACATTG GTCATTACAAGCATCATCCAATCCAATACAGGGCCGTTGTTACTGATTTTCTTGAGAAGGCAGCTTCAGTTTATTCTCAAAGAATCCAACAGCTTAGAGAGGGAGTTGGCTTGGATGGTGTGCATGATGAGATATCTGAACTAGTCTGCAGCCTCCAGAAAGCAGCAGTTAACTCAAACAAAAGCTTAAGAAGTATAGCAGTTGGACCAGGTGACCACTTCTTTGTTCCAACTTCAGCAGAATATCACAATAATAGAGAGTCAGAGCCTTTACAAGATGGAAGAAAAGAAATGTCTGTTTATCTGCCCCCCTCCTCCAGCATCAATGCAAATAGTGTTCTTGGGCAAATGCTCTTTGATGTTTGTGTCCCCAAGAATGTTGAAGGTTGGGATATAAGAGTTTCAGGTTCTTTGAATGGCCAGCCAATTGCTTCTGCCAGAAGGCACTCACTTATTCATGGTATAAAATGCACTCGTCGCTCAAGATTATAG